In the Phyllopteryx taeniolatus isolate TA_2022b chromosome 1, UOR_Ptae_1.2, whole genome shotgun sequence genome, tcaaaaagagtTAGAATTAGGAggcactgttgtcacaaggaaaacactGAGAAATGTACTTCGCCGCCATGGCTTGTATGTACGCTCACCaggcaagaccccattgctggaaaaaaatgcatgtcaaaGCTGGTttcaagtttgctgaacaacatttggacaatccagttaaatactgggagaatattgtctggtctgatgagagcaaaattgaactctttggatgccgtAATGCACACcgcgtttggaggagaaatggcactgcacgtcaccctaaaaacaccatgccAACAGTGacgttcggaggtgggaacatgatggtgcggggctgcttttcagcaaatggtactggtaagcttcacattattgaaggcaggatgaatgggcaaatgtaccaagacattcttgacaaaaatctgctgccatctatgaggatgatgaacatgaaacgagggtggacacgtcagcaggataatgattcaaaaagtcctgccaagcaaactctcaattggtttcaaagaaaaaaaaataaagctgcaagaatggcccagccaatcacctgacttgaatccaatcaaaaatctatggaaagaactgaaactcaaggtctgTAAAAGAAGCCCAGGAAACCTTCCTGATTTGAAGACTGCtcgtgtggaggaatgggccacaATCACACCAGAtgaatgcatgcgactagtttctccttacaggaggcatcttgaagctgtttTTCGTACAAAGTAttgaataaataccagttgccaTGTACAATACTGTGCCATTTCACATTATGACACACAGCTTAATTTcagagcttatttgttctactttcttcgaacatctggtgaaattttcatgtcaacagcccctttggaaatgtatttagtGAGAAAGATGGTGAAGAACCTGCATTTTATAGtcacctattactctcgaggttccatgcgtgttcgttttcgtggaagaactacaattataacgtgttaaaagtcaaccaatttattcctgacagaggagtccaTACATTTGACggagctctgggtcagcagcagctacgcttatcctagcctcagcagagacagcgcagactgaaccaagctatctgttcttgcccccgacttatacaatgtttgaaagaggaagtatggaatcgccGTCGTCCgattggtccatggtcccaTCTGACGTGATCATTTGCCGCCGGCTCCAGACGCCGTCTCCACAGTCTTGCATCTCATGTTTACAGTGACTCCCCGCAGCCGTTGTCTTCtttgtggcctccacatgcaccctgctGGGAGCCTTCTTGCAACACactcccacacccttatctgatttacatGTTATCTTCCCTGCAATAAACTCCCTTGATCACCCCCAGACTTGTCACACCCTGAAACTCTATCTAACCTGGTGAAgtgtcaaatacttatttcagccactgtatgtatgtatgcgtaTTTTCATCAACCTTACTATAAATCAGTCTAGTCCTGACAAATGATGTAATAGTTGATCATTGTCTGAGAAACCATCCAATTACTGAATTTCTGGGGTTAAATCTCACCCATAGGTCTCAAAGCTGACAGGCTGTGTCCACAATGGGGTGTCTTTATTCCAAACAATGGTGCATTGAGTCAATGCTGCATGGTGCCAGTCACAGTTAAGATCCAAGGTCAGTAAGAAACACTTTGCGCCACTGAAAATCAACccaaaaagttggaaaaaagtCTTTCAAACGAGATGTAGTCAGATTGAGGGCATGCTAGTCTTGGTTCAAATGATGTCCTCTCCAGTGGTGCTTAGTTGTACTGTGGCATCGCAGCGGCGATGACGTTCTATTTTTTTGGGGCATTTCACAATGGATTTCGTATCTCGAGCCTGGTCTAGCAGTTGTCGGGCAAGCCTTGTCGACCTTGATCTTTTATCTGACACGCTCCCTTACCTGGAGGAGATGCTTGTGACGCTGAGGATGAGAAGAAAGGGGTGCTTCCGTTTCCACGGCAACTCATAGAAAAGAGAAAGGAGCAACCCAAGTACTTCAAGGTAGGAACgtctatttatccatccatccattttctgagccgctcatcctcacaagtgtcgcgggagtgctggagcctatccctgctattttcgggcgagaggcggggtacaccctgaacacataaaaacaaacaaccattcgcacacacattcacacctacgggcaatttagagtcatccaTTAGCCtaccggagaaaccccacgcagacacggggagaacatgcaaactccacacaggcggggccggggattgaaccccggtcctcacaactgtgaggcaggcgctctaaccagtcgcccagtCTATTTAGTCCCTAGAAATACAAGTAGAATCTCTGAATGCATCTGACAATGTTAGTGTTGGCATGTGAAGGGCGCTTTTGTGCTTGAGAGTGCTTCCTTGCCAAGATgtcacaaatgatgtcacaaaaagtgggcTGGATCGAGACGTCAGTCAGTGAAAGAAATATCGGGGCAAAATGCTCTTACGAACACAATGCCATTATATTCAAAATGCCACATTTTCCTTTGGTTTCCATAAATGTTACAAAGTATACAGTACGTCACCACTTTTGAGTGCCAACATATATACTTTTATAATCTCACACTTATGCTGTTCAAGGttgtggggtgctggagcctatcccagctgacttcggttGAAAGGCTTtatgccctggactggtcgccagtcaatcgtaaaacacacacagagacggACAACCATTAAAACTCACATTCcgaccgtcactgagtgggaactgaacccacacggCCTGCACAGAAGTCGGGGGATCGAACCACTAAACGTCAATGACTGTTCAGTAACACTTTGAGGCAAATAGATTTTGTTTACAATCAGTGATGTTTTTATACTTCGAATGATAGCAGAACAAGGATTGGGACAATGGGCAGTAGCACTCAGGAAATAACCCCCACACAGCGAGCGTTGTCATCTTGGAGGAGAGTGTGGAGATGTGAGATTGCGCCTCGTTGCAGAATCCCATCTCAATATCTCTCTGCATTGATTGAATGGTGAGGGAGATGCCGTCCCATACTCCACCGAAGATTTGACTGTATCGGTACAGAGGTCAGCATAGCGTTTGCTGCGTCTTCCGCACACTGAGACCCTATGATCCAACTGTTGTAGGCAGAAACAGGACTCGTTGTGAGTGGGTGGCGAAAGCTCACGCGATCTCCGATTGCACCACTAGTAAACACACCCTGACATCTCttggtatcttttttttttatgacatccAGTTGAGTTGTCCTCCTCATCCACAGGTTTTGCTGAATTAATTTGgtacttttgactttttaaatgaacatttttgaagGAAATTGAAAATTGCCAAAACCTTTTGGGGTACATGTGACGGCGCAACCCCAAATAACACAAGTTTCAGTAGGTTAGTCAATAACTTCGACTGAAGTATTCTAAAATAGTCTATTGGATTGCTCTTCTCAATGAAATAATTGTAcgttttttgaaataaaagtgtttttccTGGATCTGGTGGACCATTGCCCCAATAGGAGCGGCACAATGTTCTGCTTAGTCCAGTGCTCCGTCCCTCATACAATGACAGCAAAGTGTAACCGATCTCGGCAGAAACCCACTCTCACCATTGAAGCTTTTGGCCGTAATCTTGTCGTCACTGAGCTGACTCCCCTCACTGTGCAGTGTGGCGCATGGCACTGATCTCCACTGGCTGCTCTCAAGTATGACAAGTGCGGTCGCTTCAGCCTCGCTTGGGTCGGTGGTTTCTTTCCAGCCATGCGTTCGGTGTGCACAGCGACAGTACCTTGAAATTAGGAATAATCTATGTTTAAAATTGTGATAGCAGCTCAAATTAGGGAGCGCGTGGATGCCGGAAAGCCACCACATAAATGTAGTGAGGCTATGCGTACAGATACATGCTTAGATAAAATGCTTAGATTCTTTTGCTTCTACCAATACACAGCTTTATGTCTCTGTCTGtatgaatgaggaaaaaggaGATAATAGTCGAGGTGTTTTCAAGTAATGGGCTTGTTGCCAGGGAGTCATGGGACTCGAGGATTGCCACATGCAAATTGCAAACAAACATTGCTTTCATACTGAGCTCCGCAGTTATTCGGAGAACAATGAAGCCCACGTTTAGATGTCATCAAAAGCAGCAGGAATGCAAGTTGGCCCGATTACGGTGGGTTATTATCGGCTTTCTTGCGCATTTCTGACTGTCACACTTACTATAGTTACACTATAATTATGAACCATATTAGTTCTAACATACATCATCACAATAGCCCCGAGATTGTCCTCATTAAATGATTTCAAATGTCCTGTTCTCTTCGGACTATTCAATTGGTGTATGGTTTTCATGCATTGCACTTTACAAACAAACCTCGTGACTGCATTTGAGGGAAATATTGTGGTGATTGTGAGAGAAGAACAACGAAGTGCAGAGACTGAGGTGTAGGTGGTTGCATGGCCCTCATTCATTATTCATGAGCTGGGGAAGCGCTGTGGAAGTGCAAGTGGCAGTGACGGACACAACCTCTATTACCGAGGTGCCATACTGCTGATATTTTGTGGATTATACGTTACCCCACAAAAAAGAGGAGTCCTTTGTGGAATGTTGAATTATGACCAGTTGGATTCGGAGGAGAGTCACACGAGAAAGGTAGgtacaaatacagtatctatCACGTCTCGTAGTATATACCGAAACAGACTTTTCTTACGGGATGGTCAATGAATGCTACCCGTTTGTCTCATCAATTTGATCTAAAATCATTATTTGACATTGTTAAAAAATCCGAATGGAATATGTCACGAGTACCAGATGAGAACACTGTGGACTGTTGTACTGATACGCGAAACGATGACACCTGTCACCATGTCTCATCTTTACTGAATTCTCATACTGCTTCACAAGTGCTCTGCTGCATTAGCAATTGTATTATACCCAGTCTCGTCTAGTGTTGATAATATTCTCTTTTTAGTCACACTTCAACGTATTGAAGCATCTTCAATCAATACCCAAACCCATTTTTGTCCCAATAGTGACCTGatctctcccaaaaaaaaaaaaagacattattaGTATCTTATGCACACTTCTATCCAGCATGTCAAACGGACACATTTTTCACCGATTTCTGAACAATGAAGTCATGAATGTTCTGAAACGGCGATCGTTACTTCTGTGTTTCAATGAAGAGTTTGTGACAAGCGGAGGACCCGATGCACAGTCAAGATGGGCACACTGGTAAACCCAGCACTGTTGATGCTTTTATGGCCAAGTGTTTGGCCTTTGGACGTCCCTCTGGAAAGTGAGTCAATAACCTCCTTTTTCTGCTTGGACTTTGTGATATGTATTCTAATCTTCTGCTTTCACTCCCACGCTCATTCCTTTCCTGCCCGCAGTCCGACAACCCCCAGCCATCATAAAGCAGTCAATGAAGGAGCATATTGTTGACCCCAAAGACACCATGGTCATTGAGTGTGAGGCCAAAGGAAACCCTCATCCTATGTAAGCGGCAGATGCAGCCCATTGTAGCGTTTGGATTCAAACCCTTTCAACAAAAGCTGTTTTCTTCCACCTCTTCTTTCATACTTTGCTCAATCACAAAGTTTCTCATGGAGGCGCAACGGGAAGTATTTCAACGTGGCACGTGACCCGCAGGCAACGATGCGCAGGCGCTCGGGGACGCTGGACATCTATGCCCGGAACAATCCAGAACAGTATGAGGCAGAATATCAGTGCATTGCCTCCAATGAGTACGGCTCCGCATACTCTCACAAGATCAGACTGCAACTGTACAGTAGGTTGAAAAAGACGCTCTGCTTTTgtgccattttatttattcaacacGTTCAAGTTCTTACGAGAAACACGATGCAGTTAGTCATCCAAATCAATTTGGTACTGCAAGGTAGAACAGAGGCTATTttagaaagacagacagacagacagacagtctTTGCACGGCAAGAACATTAAGGCCTTTCTCTGCATGACAAGCGCACACTCATTGCTGATGCTTAATGCGGGGGAGGGGGCGACTCCTGCATTATCGGACAACTTTGtagccacgccccaaaaaatcagggaaagtgaaatggtgaaaagcagtttaacgctatagctccacaattgagtacgaCAGAGTTCTCAAATCTAGGAATTCACTTCACTGAGTATTTAAGTTCAAGGTACAATTTGCAAGATTTGAAACTAGTAGCAATATTTGAACGTTGCCTCATTTCAGTCCCCGCCCGCCCCAACCACTGCCATCTCGCTCACTTGGACAACGAAATAGAAGTGGAATTTGGGCTGGAGCAAGGCGCCGCAGCGTCCCGCTAGCCTGTGGCCGCCTCAAATTTTGCAACATTACACGAAATGTTACCGGtttgatgcatttttaaaaaaaatgcatagtcagttatatttcaaattgactcattccaaaaaataagagaggtgatcaacttacctgacgGATCGGTTAGAACGTCGATGTGACGTACGCAGTGTTTTTCCAAACTCACTTATGCGGCCGTGCGCATAATAGGACACATACCACCgtgatacagtatgtttaccTCTGATTTGAAGGAGAGAGCTatccaattcctttttttttttttacttttgttgtcAACCAGAGTTAAATAAGCCAGCCCACAAAATACAATAGTCTCCTTGTGCTTGAGGCTGCTGTCATGAGCACGAGGCGTGCGTGTGCAAAGGATTGACGGACTATTCGATGGCGCCTCCATTTACCTACTCgctgattggctattcttgtccaGGCGTGCTCGATAATAATCAAGATGATATTAGAGGCATTAACAGgggccagaaaaaaaatcatttgattaATATTATACGGTCAGTTCATACAGACATTATATGACAAAAGTTGattgatttactttttaaaaaaggaaattgtCCCTTTAAGTGGGACAGATggatgtttttgcattttgcacTATGCACACTGGATGTTTCGTTACAGTCTCCAAGTGAATGGAAagtgagggatttttttttgggcgctTGCGCAGGGGCTCCCGTGTGGCCGAGAGAGATTGTGGAACCGGTGGTGATTAGCGCTGGCTCACCTCTGGTCCTGTCCTGTGACCCGCCAGCAGGGCCACCTAAACCTGAAACCTACTGGATGTCCAGCTGTAagtgttgcttttcaggtagACCTTGAGGCTCTGAAAGTGGGTAGTACGTAACCTCCACCCCTCCGACTCTACCCACCATACCGAAAGCATTAACTCTTCCATATTTCCCTATATTTGtgctgttttaaatgtattggaTTTTGTCCTATAACAATGGACAGCCAAAAGAAGAACATACAACCACCATTTCATTGAACTAACCACAGTAACTGAAGTCTGAAACTGGAGTATGGTGGTACCTTGTCTTACAAGCTCATTCTCTCCGTGACTGAGCGTCTTGTGAGCGAGAAAAGTAACTGTAAAGTGGACTGGAATTTCCATGTATGACGTTTCAGGCTCCTATGCCAGACCCTTTAACTGGCCGATTCAAACAGCGTTCCCCACCATGCACGCCGTGCGGCAGGACCGTCGGGTATCCATGGGGGTTAACGGGGACCTGTATTTCTCCAACGTCCTATTCAACGACTCCGCCTCAGACTTCTGCTGTAGCGCCCGCTTCCCCTACAAGAATGCTATCCAGCAAAAGATGCCGGTCGTCGTCAAGGTTCTCACAAGTAAGTGGGAATACGTACCCACGTTTCCACCCGTTCCGCCATTTGTTCTTTTACCCCAGTTAAGACCGGCAAGTCACAGGTGACTAAGTTATTGCTCTTTActccattttttaaatccaatctACTGTCTGGTCCAATAATATTACCAATGACTTTGGTGGTCCAAGATCACCATGACaataacagagacacttcatGCTTACAGTCCAGTTATTTAAGGTTACAAAGACTACGTACTTTGTGATTCTGCTAGAATTCTCCTGTCTATTGAATTGCTCTCATGTCTATTCTCCCGAATAGACATGAGTCAAACCGACATGGGTTTGTGTGTGGCAGCTTTTGATCCAGTTTGTTGCCTTTTCAGCTCAGGCCGTGGTGGAGGCTGCCCCCACCTGGTTGTCTCCCACGGGCTCGTCCAGTTCTGTTCTGGTCCTGCTGGGGGAGGAACTACTGCTGGAGTGTATTGCTGCaggagtgtgagtgtgtttcaGGGTTGTCAGATACAGTATGAGTCCCAACCTTTCATGCGTGAATTAGGACAACCTTCACAAGGAAGCGTTTGCTTCTCTTTACTCATCAataaatgttagcattaaaaTGACCTGGACCTGGACAAGAGGAACAACAATCCTAAAGCAGAAGCAGCTTACAGAGTGATTCTTCGAAACTTCTTTGTATACCTGTGTGAGGATGTTAGTTAGTTAGCCCCGCCAATTATCGTGGCGAAATATAGACTGCGCTCTATGCGACGACCGTTGCTTTTTCTTTAGCCCATGCGGATGGGATTTTCTTTGTCTGACTTTGTCATTCTCCCATTTCATcagaaagacatttttgttaaaGTTTTGATTATGAACTCGTTCAACGAGTCGGCCGTTTTCAAATCTGTTCCCCATTTTGCAGCATTTGGATTCATCTTTCACGAGTTTCTGACCAAGATGCGGAAAGAAACATCATACAGAACAGAGCCTTcgacactcatatttgttttgctttggcgACGCCTCAAAccatatgacaacaaaaataagactgagaaagggTTCATCGTTTATTTCGAGATATACAATTAAGAAACGTGCCGTGAGCGACGGTGACTTCGAAAGCTATTTTCTCCGTTAGTTTTGATGCCACAATTGTACATTATTCCCCAGTATCCACTATGCATGAAAAGGCTAAGCTAAAAGATTTACTAGAATGGAGACTACATCATAATATGAGTGTCATATTAGTGATTGTTTATCATCAACCAGGCCAACTCCTCATATTACCTGGACAAAGGATGGTGAAGACCTGGCAGTGACCCCACGCATGAAAATTAAACGCTTCAACAAGATGATTCAAATACCAAAGGCAACATTTGAGGATGCAGGCGATTATGTCTGCAGCGCGACCAACAAGATCAGCTCCATCCAGCACAGGCTCACCGTCACAGTCAAAGGTGAGCACAAGTGCACGTCAACAAAcggggcttttttgttttttgagggcTATTATTCCAGAGACTGACGAGACTTCAATTAACAGCGGCTCCGTTCTGGTTAGAAAAGCCGGAAAATTTAGTCTTGGCTCCTGAGGAAAGCGGACGCTTGGCGTGCCGCTCAGATGGCGCCCCTCGTCCCGCAATCAGCTGGCTCATCAACGGAGAACCCATCGAGAGTATGTTTTCCAGAAGTGCGCAATTCAACAAGCTTCACAAGTCAATCCAAACAATCTCTTTTGCTTCTCGTGTTTCTACAAGCTTCCGCACCACAACCCAACAGACAGGTGTCAGGAGATACGCTGACCCTCAGCGGCGTGACAGCCGTCAACACGGCCGTCTACCAGTGCAATGCCTCAAACCCGTACGGCTACTTGTTGGCCAATGCTTTTGTCAACGTATTGCGTGAGTAACCACCCGGCGATTTGTCTGCAAACCCTGAATGAAATGCAAACTGCTCAGGATATCTGACCCTTAGCTGCCTCAAAACATCTCTGTTTAGATATCCTTCCAATTTGTTTTAATATCGTTCGTGAATGTGGGCAAAGGACTCAAATTGTGGCTCGAGGTTCATCAACGGAGAACTTTCAGCTCAGCAAATGCGGCTCATTCAATACCACGAAGAACGACTTTTTTGTCCATAAGGGCGCAACTGCAGCGGGGCGCAAAAATTGATTTTAGTGCAAGCATACTTAGTTAGTGagaaatattttctttgcatatctacaaaagcgctatataaaacCATTTTATGATTAGTAGTAGTCATAGTCGTGTGTCGCAATCCCCCCActttttcaacacccacacctAATAGCGTTGTGGGTTATTAcggaggagagagaaaaaacagtcCATCGTGTTGCTTGTGTGACCTTTAAGGGGCGGGAGTGAGGCAGACTGTCAGAAATCCTCTGAAATCTCCTCGTATCCTGATTCCTGAGCAAACATCTTGTGCATCGTCTATTACTGTTGTGCCAGGAATTAGGGCACTGAGGAAAGTTCCGTGTGGCCTCGAGTGCAGAAATAGAattcatgaatgaatgatgaatttCTGGTCTTTCGCAGATGCGACACCTCGCATTCTCGGGGCGAGGAACGAACTCATCAAGGTGGTGGAGGGACGTCGTGCCTTCTTAGACTGCCGCTACTTTGGCTCTCCGGTGCCCGACCTGCGATGGTGAGCGGATGGCGTTTCCCGCTTGGACTGTTGTTCAAAAGTGTATCGCTGTGATGCGTCCGTTCCATGACCACGGGTCCGCTCACACAGGTCCAAATACGGACAGGGGAATCTGGAGGGAAATCGTTTTAAGACGCACGGCAACGGCACCCTGGAGATTAGGCGCACACAGATTGAGGACCAGGGAACTTACGTGTGTGCGGTCAGCAACATCGCAGGTCGAGATGAGAGTCAAGTTCGTATTGAGGTCAAAGGTCAGCGAAGCAACCACTGCACAATCATTACATTCCCTttattattcttcttattattattattattattacagttgcAGTTTACAGTGGCGGTACCCCATTGAAAACTACAAACTTGCAGTAATATTTCCATATGATTGTTAATAAACACTGGGAAACACCAggagatgtcttttttttcctgttttttttttttgctttatgctCACGCAAGGAGGAGATCCCGTACAGAGCAGACACACAAAACGCATACAAAGCCTTCTGACCTACAAACGTAGTTGGCATCTGCAGATACCGCACTGAACTCGGGCATATCCGTCGTGTGACTGCATGTACCgaaccgtgacgtccgtaccgTAACATTTCGGGACGAAAACAAATACTGTCACACCTCGTGAGCCTTTTGTTCAGATACTTGGAACAGAGAGCACAAAAATAACGGACAACAAAGATATTAGATATCTGATGACGTCGACAAGCTGCTGTGCAAACATTTCCATTCCATAAGCATAATATGAACACTTCTCTGTCACTTAAATGTGAGCAATATCACCTTTGTAatattgtgcaagtggtcatcACGATGTGGCTGTGCTTCGGATGAGATGCTTTTCACTTTTTTCCTACCCAGAACCTACCTCGATTACGAAAAGACCGCAGGATATGAAAGTCATCCGGGGAAGTGATGTGCGTTTGGAATGCGGCGTGAAAGCAGACGCCACTACTCCCGTCACAACCACCTGGAGGAAAGACAAAGAAACGGTCACGTTTGGATGGAGGTGTGTGTTTTGGCAACTTCAAAAGATGTTGAATGATATCCCAAGGCCCTCAAAAGGTCTCTTGctctcgtttttctttttttatatcgaAACATCTCAGAATATCCCTGGATGAATCAAATTTGGTCATCAGCGACGTAAACGGACGCGATGCTGGCGTCTACATGTGTGTCATAAGCAGCGAACTGGACCAAAAGACGGCATCGGCGCGCCTAAGGGTGATGGGTATGACATATTCCGAAAATACGATACGATACGATACAATACGGCGTGTCGGGTGTCTTTATGCCGGAATGCCGCATCTACGTCTTTGTGCGTAGATTATCCCGATCCTCCCACCAAACTCGAGCTGTCGGATCCGTATGAACGCACCGTAAGACTCAGTTGGGTCC is a window encoding:
- the nfascb gene encoding neurofascin isoform X6 encodes the protein MTSWIRRRVTRERVCDKRRTRCTVKMGTLVNPALLMLLWPSVWPLDVPLEIRQPPAIIKQSMKEHIVDPKDTMVIECEAKGNPHPIFSWRRNGKYFNVARDPQATMRRRSGTLDIYARNNPEQYEAEYQCIASNEYGSAYSHKIRLQLYRAPVWPREIVEPVVISAGSPLVLSCDPPAGPPKPETYWMSSCSYARPFNWPIQTAFPTMHAVRQDRRVSMGVNGDLYFSNVLFNDSASDFCCSARFPYKNAIQQKMPVVVKVLTTQAVVEAAPTWLSPTGSSSSVLVLLGEELLLECIAAGVPTPHITWTKDGEDLAVTPRMKIKRFNKMIQIPKATFEDAGDYVCSATNKISSIQHRLTVTVKAAPFWLEKPENLVLAPEESGRLACRSDGAPRPAISWLINGEPIETSAPQPNRQVSGDTLTLSGVTAVNTAVYQCNASNPYGYLLANAFVNVLHATPRILGARNELIKVVEGRRAFLDCRYFGSPVPDLRWSKYGQGNLEGNRFKTHGNGTLEIRRTQIEDQGTYVCAVSNIAGRDESQVRIEVKEPTSITKRPQDMKVIRGSDVRLECGVKADATTPVTTTWRKDKETVTFGWRISLDESNLVISDVNGRDAGVYMCVISSELDQKTASARLRVMDYPDPPTKLELSDPYERTVRLSWVPGDSNFSPVTEYLVQYDDDDWLPGKWKNLSTYPGSLNSVILHLSPFTYYEFRVIGVNEIGPSRPSRPSMRFQTSGAPPDVIPKNVKGVGTWRNNMEISWEPLTYREWNGPHLKYLVWWRRRESREEWKNATTKWLKYYIYDADTFTPYELKVQAVNDFGLGPESPVVIGYSGEDRPVSAPQNLRLSDIQSTQVTVHWDPVVQSSIMGQLKEYKVHYWRDSSQLRWLRVDRASRSQAFADAGPEPSGVLAELIPYSNYKMYIAVANSRYEGPPSNNVHFSTPEGVPSAPTSFRIQQRHLDSIYVDWDLPAEPNGIIIGYSLKYQTVNATKGEEQRAEEFLANVTSFSLRRYDRYTRYRFSVAARTRLGLGEWHAEESPHYTTEIYAQDQVDISTQGWFIGIMCAVALIVLLLLIVCFIKRSRGGKYPVREKKDISLEHMDDIDQEGSFDYRSLERITHVTTLPFPRCF
- the nfascb gene encoding neurofascin isoform X2 is translated as MTSWIRRRVTRERVCDKRRTRCTVKMGTLVNPALLMLLWPSVWPLDVPLEIRQPPAIIKQSMKEHIVDPKDTMVIECEAKGNPHPIFSWRRNGKYFNVARDPQATMRRRSGTLDIYARNNPEQYEAEYQCIASNEYGSAYSHKIRLQLYRAPVWPREIVEPVVISAGSPLVLSCDPPAGPPKPETYWMSSCSYARPFNWPIQTAFPTMHAVRQDRRVSMGVNGDLYFSNVLFNDSASDFCCSARFPYKNAIQQKMPVVVKVLTTQAVVEAAPTWLSPTGSSSSVLVLLGEELLLECIAAGVPTPHITWTKDGEDLAVTPRMKIKRFNKMIQIPKATFEDAGDYVCSATNKISSIQHRLTVTVKEKPENLVLAPEESGRLACRSDGAPRPAISWLINGEPIETSAPQPNRQVSGDTLTLSGVTAVNTAVYQCNASNPYGYLLANAFVNVLHATPRILGARNELIKVVEGRRAFLDCRYFGSPVPDLRWSKYGQGNLEGNRFKTHGNGTLEIRRTQIEDQGTYVCAVSNIAGRDESQVRIEVKEPTSITKRPQDMKVIRGSDVRLECGVKADATTPVTTTWRKDKETVTFGWRISLDESNLVISDVNGRDAGVYMCVISSELDQKTASARLRVMDYPDPPTKLELSDPYERTVRLSWVPGDSNFSPVTEYLVQYDDDDWLPGKWKNLSTYPGSLNSVILHLSPFTYYEFRVIGVNEIGPSRPSRPSMRFQTSGAPPDVIPKNVKGVGTWRNNMEISWEPLTYREWNGPHLKYLVWWRRRESREEWKNATTKWLKYYIYDADTFTPYELKVQAVNDFGLGPESPVVIGYSGEDRPVSAPQNLRLSDIQSTQVTVHWDPVVQSSIMGQLKEYKVHYWRDSSQLRWLRVDRASRSQAFADAGPEPSGVLAELIPYSNYKMYIAVANSRYEGPPSNNVHFSTPEGVPSAPTSFRIQQRHLDSIYVDWDLPAEPNGIIIGYSLKYQTVNATKGEEQRAEEFLANVTSFSLRRYDRYTRYRFSVAARTRLGLGEWHAEESPHYTTEIYAQDQVDISTQGWFIGIMCAVALIVLLLLIVCFIKRSRGGKYPVREKKDISLEHMDDIDQEGSFDYRSLERITHVTTLPFPRWEEERGLQRGPPSKEAVIRRSESDDSLVDYGDGGDIPFNEDGSFIGQYAAQRRDVRDLDFGGTLELHSPMNAIYSLA
- the nfascb gene encoding neurofascin isoform X3 encodes the protein MTSWIRRRVTRERVCDKRRTRCTVKMGTLVNPALLMLLWPSVWPLDVPLEIRQPPAIIKQSMKEHIVDPKDTMVIECEAKGNPHPIFSWRRNGKYFNVARDPQATMRRRSGTLDIYARNNPEQYEAEYQCIASNEYGSAYSHKIRLQLYRAPVWPREIVEPVVISAGSPLVLSCDPPAGPPKPETYWMSSCSYARPFNWPIQTAFPTMHAVRQDRRVSMGVNGDLYFSNVLFNDSASDFCCSARFPYKNAIQQKMPVVVKVLTTQAVVEAAPTWLSPTGSSSSVLVLLGEELLLECIAAGVPTPHITWTKDGEDLAVTPRMKIKRFNKMIQIPKATFEDAGDYVCSATNKISSIQHRLTVTVKAAPFWLEKPENLVLAPEESGRLACRSDGAPRPAISWLINGEPIETSAPQPNRQVSGDTLTLSGVTAVNTAVYQCNASNPYGYLLANAFVNVLHATPRILGARNELIKVVEGRRAFLDCRYFGSPVPDLRWSKYGQGNLEGNRFKTHGNGTLEIRRTQIEDQGTYVCAVSNIAGRDESQVRIEVKEPTSITKRPQDMKVIRGSDVRLECGVKADATTPVTTTWRKDKETVTFGWRISLDESNLVISDVNGRDAGVYMCVISSELDQKTASARLRVMDYPDPPTKLELSDPYERTVRLSWVPGDSNFSPVTEYLVQYDDDDWLPGKWKNLSTYPGSLNSVILHLSPFTYYEFRVIGVNEIGPSRPSRPSMRFQTSGAPPDVIPKNVKGVGTWRNNMEISWEPLTYREWNGPHLKYLVWWRRRESREEWKNATTKWLKYYIYDADTFTPYELKVQAVNDFGLGPESPVVIGYSGEDRPVSAPQNLRLSDIQSTQVTVHWDPVVQSSIMGQLKEYKVHYWRDSSQLRWLRVDRASRSQAFADAGPEPSGVLAELIPYSNYKMYIAVANSRYEGPPSNNVHFSTPEGVPSAPTSFRIQQRHLDSIYVDWDLPAEPNGIIIGYSLKYQTVNATKGEEQRAEEFLANVTSFSLRRYDRYTRYRFSVAARTRLGLGEWHAEESPHYTTEIYAQDQVDISTQGWFIGIMCAVALIVLLLLIVCFIKRSRGGKYPVREKKDISLEHMDDIDQEGSFDYREEERGLQRGPPSKEAVIRRSESDDSLVDYGDGGDIPFNEDGSFIGQYAAQRRDVRDLDFGGTLELHSPMNAIYSLA